The window AAATTTACGATCTTCTCATCCTTCATCAAGCTCATTACTTAACAGGTACTCAAATATTTGAAAAATTAACACCTTTTTTAAAAGCTCGTCTATCCTTTGTCATCAAAAAAGAGCCACAAACTCATCCTTTATTTAAAGATGAATTAGAGATCATCTCTTATATTGCCGATTTATTAGTTGATAAGATTTCTAAGATTCATCAAGTTAATCATCAATATGTTTATCTTCATTAATTCTAATCTTATCTTTTACTACTTTTATGAAATACAAACAAAAAAGACAAAAAAATCATTAAAATTGATTTTTTTGTCTTTTTTAAGCTTACTTCCCTAAAAACTCTTTTACCTTTTGGATTAATTCGTCTTCGTTTTCTGCTAAAATTGGCTTATTATTAATAAAAACAAATGAACGATCACGACCAGGACCACAATATGATTGGCATCCTTGATAAATTTTTGCTTTTGGATCAATTTCTTTTAATCGTGGTAATAAAGTTGTTAAATTCGTTGCTTTACATTTATCACAAACGCGGAACTCATTTGGTTCAGCTAGTAAGTCATCTAAATTAAACATCGATTACACCTTCCTTTTCTATTTTTTAAAGTGTATCTTTATAAAAGTTTATAAAAAAATGAGCTTTATGTCAACGAAAACACAAAGCTCACTTTTTTATGATTTCTTAAAATCTAAGATTATCTTTTATTCTTATAATAACGTTTGATTTGCAGTAATGATTGCTGTTCCGTAAACGTCTTCTGGAGAACATCCACGTGATAAGTCATTAACTGGTTTATTTAATCCAGCTAAGATTGGTCCGACTGCTTCAAATCCACCTAAACGTTGAGCAATTTTATATCCGATATTTCCAGCATTTAAATCAGGGAATACGAATACATTCGCTTGTCCTGCAACTTTAGAATCTTTCGCTTTTGTTTTTGCTACAGCTGGAACAAAAGCAGCATCAAATTGTAATTCTCCATCGTAATCGAAATCTAATTCCATTCCGTTTAAGATTTCCATTGCATCTGTTACTTTTTTCGTCTCTTCTGTTTTAGCTGATCCTTTTGTTGAGAAGCTTAATAATGCAACTTTAGGATCAATATCAAACATACGCGCAACGCGTGCTGATTCGATCGCAAATTCAGCTAAATCACCACTTGTTGGGTTTGGATTAATCGCACAATCTGCAAAGATATAACGCTCATCTCCACGTAACATTGCAAAATATCCGAATGTTTTTGAGATTCCTGGTTTTGTCTTAATAATTTGTAATGCTGGACGTACCGTATCTCCTGTTGAGTGAATCGCACCTGATACTAAACCTGCAGCTAATCCCATATGAACTAACATTGTTCCAAAGTAGTTAACATTTAAGACTAATTCACGTGCTTGTTCTTCAGTCACTTTTCCTTTACGAACAGCGACTAATTCCGCAACCATCTCATCTAATTTTTCATAATGTTTTGGATCGATGATTTCGCATCCTTCTAATGAAAAACTTCCCGCTGCTGCTTGAACTTCTTCTACTGATCCAATTAAAACTGGTTTTAACATGTTCTCACGTGCTAATAAGCTAGCTGCTTGAACCACGCGTGGTTCATTTCCTTCAGGAAAAACAATACGAATGTTTTTTCCAATAATTTGGTTTTTTAATGTTGTCATGATATCCATTTATTTTACCACCTTTAATGTATTTCATACTTTAATTGTACTCTTTTTTCAAAAAAAATAAAAGGTTAAGACCTTTTATTTTTTAAAATAATTTTAGCATCTTTCGTCAAATGAAACCATATGATTAAGCGAGAGGTGATATCATGGGAGTTATCCAATCAACTCAAAAAGAAGTTGAGTTACTCGCTCGACTCATGCGTGCTGAAGCCGAAAGTGATGGAGATATGGGAATGTTGCTTGTGGGTAATGTTTGTGTC of the Turicibacter sp. TJ11 genome contains:
- a CDS encoding YuzB family protein, translating into MFNLDDLLAEPNEFRVCDKCKATNLTTLLPRLKEIDPKAKIYQGCQSYCGPGRDRSFVFINNKPILAENEDELIQKVKEFLGK
- the pta gene encoding phosphate acetyltransferase, which translates into the protein MDIMTTLKNQIIGKNIRIVFPEGNEPRVVQAASLLARENMLKPVLIGSVEEVQAAAGSFSLEGCEIIDPKHYEKLDEMVAELVAVRKGKVTEEQARELVLNVNYFGTMLVHMGLAAGLVSGAIHSTGDTVRPALQIIKTKPGISKTFGYFAMLRGDERYIFADCAINPNPTSGDLAEFAIESARVARMFDIDPKVALLSFSTKGSAKTEETKKVTDAMEILNGMELDFDYDGELQFDAAFVPAVAKTKAKDSKVAGQANVFVFPDLNAGNIGYKIAQRLGGFEAVGPILAGLNKPVNDLSRGCSPEDVYGTAIITANQTLL